In the genome of Kitasatospora cathayae, one region contains:
- a CDS encoding lipase maturation factor family protein, which translates to MDWFAAPDYWLSRLLVQRLLAGLYLIGFLAAAAQFRALIGTDGMLPVPRFTARVPFRQAPGIFHLHYSDRFFAAVAWSGAALAAAVAAGLGDAVPLWASILAWAVLWVLYLSIVNVGQTWYSFGWESLLLEAGSLAVFLGNASTAPPTPVLWLMRWLVFRVEFGAGLIKLRGDSCWRDLTCLRYHHETQPMPGPLSWFFHHLPDPLHRVEAAANHLVQLVVPIGLLLPQPVAGYAACAVIATQLWLIASGNFAWLNWLTVVLALAAVEPTRLGLPGHAHDFPAAPVWYEALVSAVTAAVLVLSYWPVRNMLSRGQVMNRSFNRLHLVNTYGAFGSVNRLRQEVVIEGTDEAVLTPHTVWREYGFKGKPGDVRRLPRQYAPYHLRLDWLMWFAGISPAYARPWFLPFVARLLTGDRATLRLLRHNPFPDAPPTHVRATLYLYRFTGWRELRETGAWWHRTAFHEYLAPVDLPTLGRAGFRPPLGRPAGGTREVRLDRLRRPRPPRADRPGRPPGDQPR; encoded by the coding sequence ATGGACTGGTTCGCCGCCCCCGACTACTGGCTGAGCCGACTGCTCGTCCAACGCCTGCTCGCCGGCCTCTACCTGATCGGATTCCTCGCCGCCGCCGCGCAGTTCCGCGCCCTCATCGGCACCGACGGAATGCTGCCGGTGCCCCGGTTCACCGCCCGTGTCCCGTTCCGCCAGGCACCCGGGATCTTCCACCTCCACTACAGCGACCGCTTCTTCGCCGCCGTCGCCTGGAGCGGAGCCGCGCTGGCCGCCGCCGTCGCCGCCGGGCTCGGCGACGCCGTCCCGCTCTGGGCGTCGATCCTGGCCTGGGCGGTGCTCTGGGTCCTCTACCTCTCCATCGTCAACGTCGGGCAGACCTGGTACTCCTTCGGCTGGGAGTCGCTGCTGCTCGAAGCGGGCTCGCTGGCCGTCTTCCTGGGCAACGCCTCCACCGCACCGCCCACACCAGTGCTCTGGCTGATGCGCTGGCTGGTCTTCCGGGTCGAGTTCGGCGCCGGGCTGATCAAACTGCGCGGCGACAGCTGCTGGCGCGACCTGACCTGCCTGCGCTACCACCACGAGACCCAGCCCATGCCCGGACCGCTCAGTTGGTTCTTCCACCACCTGCCCGACCCGCTGCACCGGGTCGAGGCGGCGGCCAACCACCTCGTCCAACTCGTCGTCCCGATCGGCCTGCTGCTCCCGCAACCGGTCGCCGGCTACGCGGCCTGCGCCGTGATCGCCACCCAGCTGTGGCTGATCGCCTCCGGCAACTTCGCCTGGCTCAACTGGCTGACCGTCGTCCTCGCCCTGGCCGCCGTCGAACCGACCCGCCTCGGACTGCCCGGTCACGCCCACGACTTCCCCGCCGCCCCCGTCTGGTACGAGGCACTGGTGAGCGCGGTGACCGCGGCCGTCCTGGTGCTCAGCTACTGGCCGGTGCGGAACATGCTCTCGCGCGGCCAGGTGATGAACCGCTCCTTCAACCGGCTGCACCTGGTCAACACCTACGGCGCCTTCGGCAGCGTCAACCGCCTCCGCCAGGAGGTCGTGATCGAGGGCACCGACGAAGCCGTCCTCACCCCGCACACCGTCTGGCGCGAGTACGGCTTCAAGGGCAAACCCGGCGACGTGCGCCGGCTCCCGCGCCAGTACGCCCCCTACCACCTGCGGCTGGACTGGCTGATGTGGTTCGCCGGCATCTCGCCCGCCTACGCCCGCCCCTGGTTCCTGCCCTTCGTGGCCCGTCTGCTGACCGGTGACCGGGCGACCCTGCGGCTGCTGCGCCACAACCCCTTCCCCGACGCCCCGCCGACCCACGTCCGGGCGACCCTCTACCTCTACCGGTTCACCGGATGGCGCGAACTACGGGAAACCGGCGCGTGGTGGCACCGCACCGCGTTCCACGAGTACCTCGCGCCGGTCGACCTGCCCACCCTCGGCCGGGCCGGCTTCCGTCCGCCGCTCGGCCGGCCGGCCGGCGGCACCCGCGAGGTCCGGCTCGACCGGCTGCGGCGCCCGCGCCCGCCCAGGGCCGACCGCCCGGGCCGGCCGCCCGGCGACCAGCCCCGGTGA
- a CDS encoding GAF domain-containing protein, whose product MTDVMSTQGQFPGAAGESERTRRLRGLGLNEPSADEAFDRFAHLAASITRAPIAMVNFINDERQMFRGLYIPPNSGDAAAEEGASWADRGIAFDLPTRQMPLSHGFCPHVVAQRSPLALDDILAYPRFAGNPVVDELGVRAYLGAPLVDDTNTVIGTVCVLDREPRQWGRERLRDIQHLAEALLSEIRLRDNLLAQQQEMFAAFDGSPFPIMLTDGPGQEIRYANAQHADTFGAPVAYGSIGAAYPQLGAAGLQQAVAEAHHTGRATVLNDVRVQSGRPEAQRMQQVFSFTCTPLRSARTGQVNGVLTVGMDVTAQSRTEEELGTLAALLVDRLQQNGAASTTGRPGIVGGSGLVLPS is encoded by the coding sequence ATGACTGATGTGATGAGCACTCAAGGCCAGTTCCCGGGTGCTGCCGGGGAGTCCGAGCGGACCCGAAGGCTGCGCGGCCTGGGTCTCAACGAACCGTCCGCGGACGAGGCCTTCGACCGCTTCGCCCACCTGGCAGCCAGCATCACCCGCGCTCCCATCGCGATGGTCAACTTCATCAACGACGAGCGTCAGATGTTCCGGGGGCTCTACATTCCGCCAAACTCCGGCGATGCCGCAGCCGAAGAAGGCGCCTCCTGGGCGGATCGGGGCATCGCCTTCGACCTTCCCACCCGGCAGATGCCGCTGAGCCACGGCTTCTGCCCGCACGTCGTCGCCCAGCGCTCGCCCCTCGCGCTGGACGACATCCTCGCCTACCCCCGGTTCGCCGGGAACCCCGTCGTGGACGAACTGGGCGTCCGGGCCTACCTCGGCGCCCCGCTCGTCGACGACACCAACACCGTCATCGGCACCGTCTGCGTCCTCGACCGGGAACCCCGGCAGTGGGGGCGCGAGCGCCTGCGCGACATCCAGCACCTCGCCGAGGCGCTGCTCTCCGAGATCAGGCTGCGCGACAACCTGCTCGCCCAGCAGCAGGAGATGTTCGCGGCCTTCGACGGCTCCCCGTTCCCCATCATGCTGACCGACGGCCCCGGCCAGGAGATCCGCTACGCCAACGCCCAGCACGCCGACACCTTCGGTGCCCCGGTGGCGTACGGATCGATCGGCGCGGCCTACCCGCAGCTCGGCGCGGCCGGCCTCCAGCAGGCCGTCGCAGAGGCCCACCACACCGGGCGCGCCACCGTCCTCAACGACGTCCGGGTCCAGTCCGGCCGCCCCGAGGCGCAGCGCATGCAGCAGGTCTTCAGCTTCACCTGCACCCCGCTGCGGTCGGCACGCACCGGCCAGGTCAACGGCGTCCTCACCGTCGGCATGGACGTCACCGCCCAGTCCCGCACCGAGGAGGAACTCGGCACGCTGGCCGCGCTGCTGGTCGACCGGCTCCAGCAGAACGGCGCCGCGTCCACGACCGGTCGGCCGGGCATCGTCGGCGGGTCGGGACTCGTCCTGCCGAGCTGA
- a CDS encoding acyl-CoA dehydrogenase family protein, producing MAMDYFTDERHESLRAEVREFAEKEVRPQVARMEADREIEFELSREIARRGWIGVTIPREFGGLGLGHLAKTVIVEELARVSGAMGAMAQASQLGVAKVLHFGSDAQRRAWLPKFASGESLPTIAVTEPESGGHVLGMAGTARREGDEYVLNGRKVFVGNSHIGDVHGVVLRTGQGSRGLSAFLVESDRPGFRAGATGTQGGLHGFSFGELVFEDCRIPVGNRLGVEGQGLDVAYSSSTLYGRLNLGAVALGIHVAVVEDTVRYAEERVLYGKPISQLNSIALKLGEMQSRLMTAKLAAYHASYLLDRGKACDAELMNAKLINTEYAMDSARQAMEIFAARGTQEEHNVLRYLRDATHVYAPAGTSDVQKLRLGQVAAGTYGKQWSAELSDLASWAWTELNALEYDRAPVNEADERFGRHGRYGRGVRGARVVPFSAAS from the coding sequence ATGGCGATGGACTACTTCACCGATGAGCGGCACGAGAGCCTCCGCGCGGAAGTCCGTGAGTTCGCGGAGAAGGAGGTGCGTCCTCAGGTGGCCAGGATGGAGGCCGACCGGGAGATCGAGTTCGAGCTCTCGCGGGAGATCGCCCGCCGCGGCTGGATCGGCGTCACGATCCCGCGCGAGTTCGGCGGCTTGGGGCTGGGCCACCTCGCCAAGACCGTCATCGTGGAGGAGCTGGCACGGGTCAGCGGCGCGATGGGCGCGATGGCCCAGGCCTCGCAGCTCGGCGTCGCCAAGGTCCTCCACTTCGGCTCGGACGCCCAACGGCGCGCCTGGCTGCCGAAGTTCGCGTCCGGTGAGTCCCTCCCGACGATCGCGGTCACCGAGCCGGAGTCCGGCGGCCACGTGCTCGGCATGGCCGGCACCGCCCGCCGCGAGGGCGACGAGTACGTGCTCAACGGCCGCAAGGTGTTCGTCGGCAACTCGCACATCGGCGACGTCCACGGGGTCGTCCTCCGCACCGGTCAGGGCAGCAGGGGGCTGTCCGCCTTCCTGGTCGAGAGCGACCGGCCCGGCTTCCGCGCCGGCGCGACCGGCACCCAGGGCGGCCTGCACGGCTTCAGCTTCGGCGAGCTCGTGTTCGAGGACTGCCGGATCCCGGTCGGCAACCGGCTCGGCGTGGAGGGGCAGGGCCTCGACGTCGCCTACTCCTCCTCCACCCTGTACGGCCGGCTCAACCTCGGCGCCGTCGCGCTCGGCATCCACGTCGCCGTGGTGGAGGACACCGTGCGCTACGCCGAGGAGCGGGTGCTCTACGGCAAGCCGATCAGCCAGCTGAACAGCATTGCGCTGAAGCTCGGCGAGATGCAGTCCCGGCTGATGACGGCCAAGTTGGCCGCCTACCACGCCTCGTACCTGCTCGACCGCGGCAAGGCCTGCGACGCCGAGCTGATGAACGCCAAGCTCATCAACACCGAGTACGCGATGGACTCGGCGCGCCAGGCGATGGAGATCTTCGCCGCACGAGGCACCCAGGAGGAGCACAACGTCCTGCGCTACCTGCGGGACGCCACCCACGTCTACGCCCCGGCCGGTACCTCGGACGTACAGAAACTGCGGCTCGGACAGGTGGCGGCGGGCACGTACGGCAAGCAGTGGTCGGCCGAGCTGTCCGACCTGGCGAGCTGGGCGTGGACCGAGCTCAACGCGCTGGAGTACGACCGGGCCCCGGTGAACGAGGCGGACGAGCGGTTCGGACGACACGGGCGGTACGGGCGGGGCGTCCGGGGCGCGCGGGTGGTGCCGTTCTCCGCGGCGAGCTGA
- a CDS encoding sensor histidine kinase, giving the protein MPGISAPRTGHRAGRSGSLRSSLLALVLVPSLGLAAAWGYAAYLLRDAGNRTALVAGTAVVALVLLVSLIRGVQAARTLSARLAGLRTDTLALAQQEIPEVVDRLRAGEPVPTPPTWTPSRRIGDEVQQTSDGLAAVRQAAVAAIVHQAQGREGTKKVFLNIARRTQILIHRQISMLDALEREHEEPELLRELFAVDHLATRMRRNAENLVILGGALPARRWRNAVPVVNVLRSAVSETENYARVVVQGVPRTSLSGQAVADVIHLVAELIENGTTFSPPYTQVQVSAQEVPKGLAVEVEDRGLGMTEEEYERLNEYLANPPELDVSALGDDLRLGLFVVARLAARHDIQVTLRPSPYGGTRAVVLVPSVLLEQAEQPAAVPGLPSGARVTRTPVPQPQPSDGEFGGVDEELSGALAGVLSGLLGGGAAGAPDPGAAVGAAAAGDAVGGDAASGDAAPGEVIGADGVGGDGGGAVPDAGLPVGAEIPGLPGAVVVPRPALPRPYDLPSGPSAELLAGLAGAAGVGGAQGPHADGQFADGPLPGGRPAESAAAFDGVPADRSTPTHERPQEDHVEHGPDGELRTPRVLPQRVRNASLAEQLREANAPGGMMPPSPASSSPSSLAPPSGTAVPYGAQAVPAVPGALTGPRFGEADDPSPARSRATMAAIQRGTRSARAAGSEPDAPAIAPHPAAASAPEGAAEASAVQEAKEQQ; this is encoded by the coding sequence ATGCCAGGCATATCGGCCCCCCGCACGGGCCACCGCGCCGGCCGGTCCGGCTCCCTCCGCAGCTCGCTCCTCGCCCTCGTGCTGGTCCCCAGCCTGGGCCTCGCCGCCGCCTGGGGCTACGCCGCCTACCTGCTGCGCGACGCCGGGAACCGCACCGCGCTGGTGGCCGGCACCGCCGTCGTCGCCCTGGTGCTGCTGGTCAGCCTGATCCGCGGCGTCCAGGCCGCCCGGACGCTGTCCGCCCGGCTGGCCGGACTGCGCACCGACACCCTCGCACTCGCCCAGCAGGAGATCCCCGAGGTCGTCGACCGGCTGCGCGCCGGGGAACCGGTGCCCACCCCGCCCACCTGGACGCCCTCCCGGCGGATCGGCGACGAGGTCCAGCAGACCTCCGACGGACTGGCCGCCGTCCGGCAGGCCGCCGTCGCCGCCATCGTCCACCAGGCCCAGGGCCGCGAGGGGACGAAGAAGGTCTTCCTCAACATCGCCCGACGCACCCAGATCCTGATCCACCGGCAGATCAGCATGCTCGACGCGCTGGAGCGCGAACACGAGGAACCCGAGCTGCTGCGCGAACTGTTCGCGGTCGACCACCTGGCCACCCGGATGCGGCGCAACGCCGAGAACCTGGTCATCCTCGGCGGCGCGCTGCCCGCCCGACGCTGGCGCAACGCCGTGCCCGTGGTCAACGTGCTGCGCAGCGCCGTCTCCGAGACCGAGAACTACGCCCGGGTCGTCGTCCAGGGCGTGCCGCGCACCTCGCTCAGCGGGCAGGCCGTCGCCGACGTGATCCACCTGGTCGCCGAGCTGATCGAGAACGGCACCACCTTCTCCCCGCCGTACACCCAGGTGCAGGTCTCCGCGCAGGAGGTCCCCAAGGGCCTGGCCGTCGAGGTGGAGGACCGTGGCCTCGGCATGACCGAGGAGGAGTACGAGCGGCTCAACGAGTACCTCGCCAACCCGCCGGAGCTGGACGTCTCCGCGCTCGGCGACGACCTGCGGCTCGGCCTGTTCGTGGTCGCCCGGCTGGCCGCCCGGCACGACATCCAGGTCACCCTGCGGCCCTCGCCGTACGGCGGGACCCGGGCCGTGGTGCTGGTGCCGTCGGTGCTGCTGGAGCAGGCCGAGCAGCCGGCCGCGGTGCCCGGGCTACCGTCCGGCGCGCGGGTGACCCGGACCCCGGTGCCGCAACCGCAGCCGTCGGACGGGGAGTTCGGCGGGGTCGACGAGGAGCTGTCGGGTGCGCTGGCGGGAGTGCTCAGCGGACTGCTCGGCGGCGGAGCGGCCGGGGCACCGGATCCTGGCGCTGCGGTCGGGGCTGCGGCTGCTGGTGATGCGGTCGGCGGTGATGCGGCTTCCGGCGATGCGGCTCCCGGTGAGGTGATCGGTGCTGATGGGGTCGGGGGTGACGGCGGCGGGGCCGTACCCGACGCCGGGCTCCCGGTCGGCGCCGAGATCCCCGGGCTGCCCGGCGCCGTGGTGGTGCCCCGGCCCGCGCTACCGCGTCCGTACGACCTGCCGTCCGGTCCGTCGGCGGAGCTCCTGGCGGGACTCGCCGGAGCTGCCGGCGTCGGCGGCGCCCAGGGTCCGCACGCGGACGGGCAGTTCGCGGACGGGCCTCTCCCGGGCGGACGTCCCGCGGAGTCGGCGGCAGCGTTCGACGGGGTTCCGGCCGACCGGTCGACGCCCACCCACGAACGCCCGCAGGAGGACCACGTGGAGCACGGCCCGGACGGCGAACTGCGCACCCCGCGGGTCCTGCCGCAGCGGGTCCGCAACGCCAGCCTCGCCGAGCAGCTCCGCGAGGCCAACGCGCCCGGCGGCATGATGCCGCCGTCGCCCGCATCGTCGTCGCCGTCCTCGCTCGCCCCGCCGTCCGGCACGGCGGTGCCGTACGGGGCCCAGGCCGTCCCCGCCGTCCCCGGCGCGTTGACCGGTCCGCGGTTCGGCGAGGCCGACGACCCCTCGCCGGCGCGGTCCCGCGCCACCATGGCCGCCATCCAGCGCGGTACCCGGAGCGCCCGCGCGGCCGGTTCCGAACCGGACGCGCCCGCCATCGCCCCCCACCCGGCCGCAGCTTCCGCCCCCGAGGGGGCCGCGGAAGCCTCCGCCGTTCAGGAAGCCAAGGAACAGCAGTGA
- a CDS encoding roadblock/LC7 domain-containing protein yields the protein MTQHTDTQRDLNWLLDQLVARVPETRHAIVLSEDGLLVGMSQGLDRADAEHLSAVASGLQSLARGAGHRFNGGRVRQTVIEMDQLFLFVTTAGQGARLAVLTSEQVDAGLMAYEINMLVKQVGQYLTAAPRSDAGQAVVGGGA from the coding sequence ATGACGCAGCACACCGACACCCAGCGCGACCTCAACTGGCTGCTGGACCAGCTGGTGGCGCGGGTACCCGAGACCCGGCACGCCATCGTCCTCTCCGAGGACGGCCTGCTGGTCGGCATGTCCCAGGGCCTGGACCGGGCCGACGCCGAGCACCTGTCCGCCGTCGCCTCCGGCCTGCAGAGCCTGGCCCGCGGCGCCGGGCACCGCTTCAACGGCGGGCGGGTCCGGCAGACCGTGATCGAGATGGACCAGCTGTTCCTGTTCGTCACCACCGCCGGACAGGGCGCCCGGCTCGCCGTGCTCACCAGCGAGCAGGTGGACGCCGGACTGATGGCCTACGAGATCAACATGCTGGTCAAGCAGGTCGGCCAGTACCTCACCGCGGCGCCGCGCAGCGACGCGGGCCAGGCCGTCGTGGGTGGCGGTGCGTGA
- a CDS encoding DUF742 domain-containing protein gives MTSADADEGWFYDKDAGHLVRPYAITNGRTGPVRDGFALITLVVTADPRTDTSRLTPEPAAILDLCRERPLAVAEIAATMDLPVSVVKVLLDDLAEARLILTRAPVQLAEAPDVSLIQAVIEGVRRL, from the coding sequence GTGACCTCCGCCGACGCCGACGAGGGCTGGTTCTACGACAAGGACGCCGGCCACCTGGTCCGCCCCTACGCGATCACCAACGGGCGCACCGGCCCGGTCCGTGACGGCTTCGCGCTGATCACCCTGGTGGTCACCGCCGACCCGCGCACCGACACCAGCCGGTTGACCCCCGAACCGGCCGCGATCCTCGACCTGTGCCGCGAACGTCCGCTGGCCGTGGCCGAGATCGCGGCCACCATGGACCTGCCGGTGAGCGTGGTCAAGGTGCTGCTGGACGATCTGGCGGAGGCCCGGCTGATCCTCACCCGGGCCCCGGTCCAGCTCGCCGAGGCCCCGGACGTCTCGCTGATCCAGGCCGTGATCGAGGGTGTCCGCCGGCTCTGA
- a CDS encoding GTP-binding protein, which yields MTTKSLVPGAVKILVAGGFGVGKTTMVGSVSEIEPLQTEERMTRASIGVDSLEGVQDKSTTTVAMDFGRITIREDLVLYLFGTPGQFRFWFMWDDLALGALGAIVLADTRRLESSFAAVDFFEQRGIPFAIGVNCFHGRREATPEDVRRALDLGPEVPVVLCDVRERASSKELLLALLDRVHRDALAAGRR from the coding sequence TTGACGACCAAGAGCCTGGTGCCGGGCGCGGTCAAGATCCTCGTCGCCGGCGGCTTCGGCGTCGGGAAGACCACCATGGTCGGCTCGGTCAGCGAGATCGAACCGCTGCAGACCGAGGAACGGATGACCCGCGCCAGCATCGGGGTCGACAGCCTCGAGGGCGTCCAGGACAAGTCCACCACCACGGTGGCGATGGACTTCGGGCGGATCACCATCCGCGAGGACCTGGTGCTCTATCTCTTCGGCACGCCGGGGCAGTTCCGGTTCTGGTTCATGTGGGACGACCTGGCACTCGGCGCCCTCGGCGCGATCGTCCTCGCGGACACCCGGCGGCTCGAATCCAGCTTCGCCGCCGTGGACTTCTTCGAGCAGCGCGGCATCCCGTTCGCCATCGGGGTCAACTGCTTCCACGGCCGCCGCGAGGCCACCCCGGAGGACGTCCGCCGCGCCCTCGACCTCGGGCCGGAGGTGCCGGTGGTGCTGTGCGACGTCCGGGAGCGGGCGTCCAGCAAGGAACTGCTGCTCGCCCTGCTCGACCGGGTGCACCGGGACGCACTGGCCGCCGGACGGCGGTGA
- a CDS encoding MarR family winged helix-turn-helix transcriptional regulator — MSIRDDAAEVRASGWRTLAALHGLIDAALEKALQTEHKLSVVEYTVLEALSRQDGWHMRMQQLARAAALSSSATTRLVSRLEDRGLLGRYLCADDRRGIYTELTPEGRALLEAARPVHDATLEATLAQAAELPELAPLVDALAELTPAKA; from the coding sequence ATGTCCATCCGCGACGACGCGGCCGAGGTCCGGGCCAGTGGCTGGCGAACGCTCGCCGCACTGCACGGGCTGATCGACGCCGCGCTGGAGAAGGCGCTCCAGACGGAGCACAAGCTCTCGGTGGTCGAGTACACGGTGCTCGAGGCACTCTCCCGGCAGGACGGCTGGCACATGCGGATGCAGCAGTTGGCCCGCGCCGCCGCGCTGAGCAGCAGCGCCACCACCCGGCTGGTGAGCCGCCTGGAGGACCGCGGCCTGCTCGGCCGCTACCTCTGCGCGGACGACCGGCGCGGCATCTACACCGAGCTGACTCCGGAGGGCCGCGCCCTGCTGGAGGCCGCCCGCCCGGTGCACGACGCGACCCTGGAGGCGACCCTGGCGCAGGCCGCCGAACTCCCCGAGCTGGCCCCGCTGGTGGACGCGCTCGCCGAGCTCACCCCGGCGAAGGCGTAG